One region of Azoarcus sp. CIB genomic DNA includes:
- a CDS encoding alpha/beta hydrolase codes for MELSVNDTPAYLYTGGRPFDRQQPVVVLIHGAGHDHSVWNYQARQLAHHGFAVLTPDLPGHGRSQGSALPTIEALADWVEALLDAAGVVHAALAGHSMGSLVALQTAAQAPARISKLILIGSVAPMPVAPPLLEAAANARAAAHGMINQWSYTPASQLGASPVPGVSLIGLNQRLMERQREGVLANDLAACNAYQGGLDAAARIAVPCAMLCGERDQMTPRKAVKPLQEALAKVPGGARMIVIKGAGHAMMAEAPDAVGDAMRGFLTSA; via the coding sequence ATGGAACTGAGCGTCAACGACACGCCCGCCTACCTCTACACCGGCGGCCGCCCCTTCGACCGACAGCAGCCTGTCGTCGTCCTGATCCACGGTGCCGGCCACGACCACAGCGTGTGGAACTACCAGGCCCGTCAGCTCGCACACCACGGCTTCGCCGTGCTCACCCCTGATCTCCCCGGCCACGGACGCTCGCAGGGCAGCGCGCTGCCCACCATCGAGGCCCTCGCGGACTGGGTCGAGGCCCTGCTCGACGCCGCGGGCGTCGTCCACGCCGCCCTCGCCGGCCACAGCATGGGTTCGCTCGTCGCCCTCCAGACGGCCGCGCAGGCGCCGGCGCGCATCTCGAAACTCATCCTGATCGGCAGCGTCGCACCGATGCCCGTCGCGCCACCGCTCCTCGAAGCCGCCGCAAACGCGCGCGCTGCCGCGCACGGGATGATCAACCAGTGGTCCTACACCCCCGCCTCGCAGCTCGGCGCGAGCCCCGTCCCCGGCGTTTCCCTCATCGGCCTCAACCAGCGCCTGATGGAACGCCAGCGCGAAGGCGTGCTCGCAAACGACCTCGCAGCATGCAATGCCTACCAGGGCGGCCTCGACGCCGCAGCGCGCATCGCCGTCCCGTGCGCGATGCTGTGCGGTGAACGCGACCAGATGACGCCCCGCAAGGCCGTCAAGCCCCTGCAGGAAGCGCTCGCCAAGGTTCCCGGCGGCGCGCGTATGATAGTGATCAAAGGCGCCGGTCATGCGATGATGGCCGAAGCGCCCGATGCGGTCGGCGATGCCATGCGAGGCTTCCTCACCAGCGCATAA
- a CDS encoding DUF465 domain-containing protein, which translates to MTEEAFDHVTSLQIRLTELRNEHRDLDDAISRLQDSPQEDELLLRRLKKRKLALKDRISVIQRMLDPNELA; encoded by the coding sequence ATGACCGAGGAAGCATTCGACCACGTCACCAGCCTGCAGATCCGGCTCACGGAACTCCGCAACGAGCACCGCGACCTCGATGACGCCATTTCGCGTCTGCAGGACTCCCCGCAGGAAGACGAACTGCTGCTGCGCCGCCTGAAGAAGCGCAAGCTCGCCCTCAAGGACCGCATTTCCGTCATCCAGCGCATGCTCGACCCCAACGAACTGGCGTAA
- a CDS encoding hydrogenase maturation protease, whose amino-acid sequence MTDSGRLVVFVTGNESRGDDAAGPLLLHGLEGDLPAGARVVCEFQLQVEHALELRGADVALFIDAACGLEAPFEFAEADGKGPVSSFSHALSPAAVLDVFRRIEGAEPPPAFILGLRAVRFELGEGLSALAEEAVEAALPFVRALFEVPQPDRWRAAAQARARSLPRFGKKSAV is encoded by the coding sequence GTGACTGATTCCGGCCGGCTGGTCGTTTTCGTCACCGGCAACGAATCGCGCGGGGACGATGCGGCGGGACCGTTGTTATTGCACGGTCTCGAGGGCGACCTGCCGGCGGGTGCGCGGGTGGTGTGCGAGTTTCAGCTCCAGGTCGAGCATGCGCTGGAGCTGCGCGGCGCCGACGTGGCGCTGTTCATCGATGCCGCCTGCGGCCTGGAGGCGCCTTTCGAGTTCGCCGAAGCCGACGGGAAAGGGCCGGTGTCGAGTTTTTCCCATGCGCTGTCGCCTGCGGCGGTGCTGGACGTGTTCCGCCGCATCGAGGGGGCGGAACCGCCCCCGGCCTTCATTCTGGGGCTGCGCGCTGTCCGCTTCGAGCTGGGCGAGGGTTTGTCGGCGCTCGCGGAGGAAGCGGTGGAGGCGGCCCTTCCATTTGTCCGGGCGTTGTTCGAGGTGCCGCAGCCGGACCGCTGGCGTGCGGCGGCTCAGGCGCGTGCGCGTTCGTTGCCGAGGTTCGGGAAGAAGAGCGCGGTATAG
- a CDS encoding HDOD domain-containing protein has product MHSAQELVANVITLASLPTVYLRIRDELDAPTGSASSVAHAISADPAIASSLLRLANSAFYGYGGKIDTISRAVTVLGIQQVHDLVLAISVSGAFSLFAPRHLDMPRFWRGSVMRGLAAREIGRNQGMIGVERLFVIGMLSDIGHLVMHQTVPELAHEARTIAAGTREPLHEAERRIVGCDHAEVGAALMAQWRLPTSFVDIIGAQTVPRLGGDYVYEAAMVHVAARIAEADQENESSTAAAERMDPTIWTLLEMEPVSLRRIRESAELDLAGYTALFFPNLGNERARA; this is encoded by the coding sequence ATGCACTCCGCTCAGGAACTTGTCGCCAACGTCATAACGCTCGCATCGCTGCCGACCGTATATCTGCGCATTCGCGATGAACTCGACGCGCCGACGGGGTCGGCCAGCAGCGTCGCCCATGCCATCAGCGCCGATCCCGCAATCGCCTCCAGCCTGCTGCGCCTTGCCAACAGCGCCTTCTACGGCTACGGCGGGAAGATCGACACCATCTCGCGCGCCGTGACGGTTCTCGGCATCCAGCAGGTGCACGACCTCGTGCTTGCCATATCGGTGAGCGGCGCCTTTTCCCTGTTCGCGCCCCGCCACCTCGACATGCCGCGCTTCTGGCGCGGAAGTGTCATGCGCGGCCTCGCTGCACGCGAAATCGGCCGAAACCAGGGCATGATCGGAGTCGAACGGCTGTTCGTCATCGGCATGCTGTCCGACATTGGCCATCTGGTGATGCACCAGACGGTGCCGGAACTCGCGCACGAAGCACGCACCATCGCGGCCGGCACCCGCGAACCGCTGCACGAAGCAGAACGCCGCATCGTCGGCTGCGACCACGCCGAAGTCGGCGCCGCGCTGATGGCACAGTGGCGCCTGCCGACGAGCTTCGTGGACATCATCGGTGCACAGACCGTGCCGCGCCTCGGCGGCGACTACGTCTACGAGGCAGCGATGGTGCACGTGGCCGCGCGCATTGCCGAAGCCGACCAGGAAAACGAATCGAGCACCGCCGCGGCAGAGCGCATGGACCCCACGATCTGGACCCTGCTCGAAATGGAACCGGTCAGCCTGCGCCGCATCCGTGAAAGCGCCGAACTCGACCTGGCGGGCTATACCGCGCTCTTCTTCCCGAACCTCGGCAACGAACGCGCACGCGCCTGA
- a CDS encoding O-acetylhomoserine aminocarboxypropyltransferase, with protein MTQPKTFGPETLALHAGQSPDPAFGARAAPIYFTTSYVFPDTDHAAALFNLERPGHVYTRISNPTNAMLEERIAALEGGVGAIAVASGQAALHLAITTLMGAGGHIVASHALYGGSHNLLAYTLPRFGITTTFVDPHDPDAWRAAVRPETRLFFGESLGNPGLDVLDIPAVADIAHAHRIPLLVDATLVTPCLQRPLALGADLVLHSATKFLGGHGVAVGGLLVDGGRFDWEASGLFPTLTEPYDGFHGMDFAEESPIAAFLLRARREGLRDFGACLSPMNAFQILQGMETLPLRMRAHVANARKVAEHLAAHPLVAHVAWPGLASHRDHALAARLLPDGAGSVLSFELKGGRAAGRAFIEGLRVFSHLANVGDAKSLVIHPASTTHFRMSAQDLAAAGIGEGTVRLSVGLESVDDLIEDLNRGLYAASRVEQG; from the coding sequence ATGACCCAACCCAAGACATTCGGACCTGAAACCCTCGCACTCCACGCGGGCCAGTCTCCCGACCCCGCCTTCGGCGCCCGCGCCGCCCCCATCTACTTCACCACCAGCTACGTCTTCCCCGACACCGACCACGCTGCGGCGCTGTTCAACCTTGAACGCCCCGGCCACGTCTATACGCGCATCTCCAACCCGACCAACGCGATGCTCGAAGAACGCATCGCCGCCCTCGAAGGCGGGGTTGGCGCGATCGCCGTCGCGAGCGGACAGGCCGCCCTGCACCTTGCGATCACCACGCTGATGGGCGCCGGTGGCCACATCGTAGCCTCGCACGCGCTGTACGGCGGCTCGCACAACCTGCTCGCTTACACGCTGCCGCGCTTCGGCATCACCACCACCTTCGTCGATCCGCACGATCCGGACGCCTGGCGCGCCGCCGTCCGTCCCGAGACGCGCCTCTTCTTCGGCGAATCGCTCGGCAATCCCGGCCTCGACGTGCTCGACATCCCCGCGGTCGCCGACATCGCGCACGCCCATCGCATCCCCCTGCTGGTCGACGCGACCCTCGTCACCCCCTGCCTGCAGCGCCCGCTCGCACTCGGCGCCGACCTCGTGCTGCACTCGGCGACCAAGTTCCTCGGCGGCCACGGCGTCGCGGTCGGCGGCCTGCTCGTCGACGGCGGGCGCTTCGACTGGGAAGCCTCCGGCCTCTTCCCGACGCTCACCGAACCCTACGACGGCTTCCACGGCATGGATTTCGCCGAGGAATCGCCCATCGCCGCTTTCCTGCTGCGCGCGCGGCGCGAGGGCCTGCGCGACTTCGGCGCCTGCCTGTCGCCGATGAACGCCTTCCAGATCCTGCAAGGCATGGAAACCCTGCCGCTGCGCATGCGCGCCCACGTCGCCAACGCGCGCAAGGTCGCGGAACACCTCGCGGCCCATCCGCTCGTCGCCCACGTCGCCTGGCCCGGCCTCGCCAGCCACCGTGACCACGCGCTCGCCGCCCGCCTGCTGCCCGACGGCGCCGGCTCGGTGTTGTCCTTCGAACTGAAAGGCGGCCGCGCCGCCGGCCGCGCCTTCATCGAAGGCCTGCGGGTGTTCTCCCATCTGGCCAACGTCGGCGACGCCAAGTCCCTCGTGATCCACCCGGCCAGCACCACCCATTTCCGCATGTCGGCGCAGGACCTCGCCGCCGCGGGCATCGGCGAGGGCACCGTGCGCCTGTCGGTCGGACTCGAAAGCGTCGATGACCTCATCGAAGACCTCAACCGCGGCCTCTACGCCGCCAGCCGTGTCGAGCAGGGTTAA
- a CDS encoding Ni/Fe hydrogenase subunit alpha has product MDSSLETAADREHLHRVVIDPVSRVEGHGKVTLLLDDDDHVREARLHIVEFRGFEVFIQGRPYWEVPVMVQRLCGICPVSHHLAASKAMDRVLGIPVTRSAEKLRRLMHYGQILQSHALHFFHLSSPDLLFGFESEVGKRNIVGVAAAYPEVARQGVLLRKFGQEVIRATAGKRIHGTGSVPGGMNRHLAVEDRDALRAEIDHMVEWSRAAVELVKRLHRADPALYDEFGRFRANVMSLVRADGAMDLYHGALRFRDADGKILVDKVPDQSYRSLIREQVKPWSYMKFPYLQQLGPDEGWYQVGPLARVQNCDFIPTPLAEAERREFIDHGRGEPVRATLAYHWARMIEMLHAAEVIRDLLGDGDLLEGALLADGERGNEGVGIIEAPRGTLIHHYQVGDDDLVTMCNLIVSTTHNNQAMNTAVREVARRYLDGRKLTEGLLNHIEVAIRAYDPCLSCATHALGKMPLVLELADAGGEVVDRVVRD; this is encoded by the coding sequence ATGGATTCGTCGCTTGAAACCGCTGCCGACAGGGAGCATTTGCACCGGGTCGTGATCGACCCGGTGTCGCGTGTCGAAGGGCACGGCAAGGTGACGCTGCTGCTCGACGACGACGACCATGTTCGCGAGGCGCGTCTCCATATCGTGGAATTCCGCGGCTTCGAGGTGTTCATCCAGGGGCGCCCGTACTGGGAGGTGCCGGTGATGGTGCAGCGCCTGTGCGGCATCTGTCCCGTCAGCCATCACCTTGCGGCGTCGAAGGCGATGGACCGCGTGTTGGGCATTCCGGTCACGCGTTCGGCCGAGAAGCTGCGGCGCCTGATGCATTACGGGCAGATCCTGCAATCGCATGCGCTGCACTTCTTTCACCTGTCGTCGCCGGACCTGCTGTTTGGCTTCGAGTCCGAAGTCGGCAAGCGCAACATCGTCGGTGTCGCCGCGGCTTACCCGGAGGTGGCGCGGCAGGGGGTGCTGCTGCGCAAGTTCGGGCAGGAGGTGATCCGCGCGACGGCCGGCAAGCGCATCCACGGTACGGGCTCGGTTCCCGGCGGGATGAACCGGCATCTCGCGGTGGAGGACCGGGACGCGCTGCGCGCGGAGATCGACCACATGGTGGAGTGGAGCCGCGCGGCGGTCGAACTGGTGAAGCGGCTGCATCGGGCCGATCCCGCCCTGTACGACGAGTTCGGGCGCTTCCGCGCCAACGTGATGAGCCTGGTGCGGGCCGACGGGGCGATGGATCTGTATCACGGGGCGCTGCGCTTCCGCGATGCAGACGGAAAGATCCTGGTCGATAAGGTGCCGGACCAGTCTTACCGCAGTCTCATCCGGGAGCAGGTCAAGCCCTGGAGCTACATGAAGTTCCCTTACCTGCAGCAGCTGGGGCCGGACGAGGGGTGGTACCAGGTGGGGCCGCTCGCGCGGGTGCAGAACTGCGATTTCATTCCGACTCCGCTGGCCGAGGCGGAGCGCCGCGAGTTCATCGATCACGGCAGGGGCGAACCAGTCAGGGCGACGCTGGCCTATCACTGGGCGCGGATGATCGAGATGCTGCATGCAGCGGAGGTGATTCGCGATCTGCTGGGGGACGGCGACCTGCTGGAGGGCGCGCTGCTGGCGGACGGCGAGCGCGGGAACGAGGGGGTCGGCATCATCGAGGCGCCGCGCGGAACGCTGATCCACCATTATCAGGTCGGTGACGACGACCTCGTCACGATGTGCAACCTGATCGTGTCGACGACGCATAACAACCAGGCGATGAACACGGCGGTGCGGGAGGTCGCGCGTCGCTACCTGGACGGGCGGAAGCTGACGGAGGGTTTGCTCAACCACATCGAGGTGGCGATCCGGGCTTACGATCCGTGCCTGTCCTGTGCGACCCACGCGCTGGGCAAGATGCCGCTGGTGCTGGAACTGGCGGATGCCGGCGGGGAGGTCGTGGATCGGGTGGTGCGTGACTGA
- a CDS encoding DUF2189 domain-containing protein: MSQQNDTGTAAEEPVFPTVREVDAGAPLRWIGRGIGDFRACPIPSLFYGFCFAAMGLLVTMVFEHAYEYTAAMTSGFLLLGPFLAMGLYEISRRHEEGQACALLPTLTVWRRNAGNIGIFAVVLGVVFLVWARASLVIFALFYTNELPNLSGFLNQLVTLENLEFLLVYFSVGLLFACIVFAASVISVPLMLDRNQDAISSMLASIGALARNPGAMIVWASLIVILTIIGFLSFHLGLVVLMPVVGHASWHAYRDLVAPVGDAPPPTGTP; this comes from the coding sequence ATGTCGCAGCAGAACGATACGGGTACGGCAGCGGAGGAACCAGTCTTTCCAACTGTCCGCGAAGTCGATGCGGGCGCCCCCCTGCGCTGGATCGGGCGCGGGATCGGCGACTTCCGTGCCTGTCCGATTCCCAGCCTGTTCTACGGCTTCTGCTTCGCGGCGATGGGCCTGCTCGTCACAATGGTGTTCGAGCACGCCTACGAATACACCGCCGCGATGACGTCAGGATTCCTGCTGCTCGGCCCCTTCCTCGCGATGGGCCTGTACGAGATCAGCCGCAGGCACGAAGAAGGACAGGCCTGCGCCCTGCTGCCGACGCTCACCGTGTGGCGGCGCAACGCCGGCAACATCGGCATCTTCGCGGTCGTCCTCGGCGTGGTCTTCCTCGTCTGGGCACGCGCTTCGCTGGTCATCTTCGCCCTCTTCTACACCAACGAACTCCCCAACCTCAGCGGCTTTCTCAACCAGCTCGTGACGCTCGAGAATCTCGAGTTCCTGCTCGTCTATTTCAGCGTCGGCCTGCTGTTCGCCTGCATCGTCTTCGCCGCGAGCGTGATCTCCGTCCCCCTCATGCTCGACCGCAACCAGGACGCCATATCCTCGATGCTCGCCAGCATCGGCGCACTCGCCCGCAACCCCGGCGCGATGATCGTGTGGGCCTCGCTCATAGTCATACTGACTATAATCGGATTCCTCAGCTTCCATCTCGGACTGGTGGTACTGATGCCCGTCGTCGGTCATGCCAGCTGGCACGCGTACCGCGACCTCGTCGCCCCCGTCGGCGACGCGCCGCCACCGACCGGCACCCCTTGA
- a CDS encoding radical SAM protein, whose amino-acid sequence MRVTLVHPAGFNFVPGQPDFSVLANRMAPIGVLSLAAWLDKHGHQTAVHDCLGPFAPAGIDANVDVILATNPELVGFSATTSAFMDAVDMAASIRRRRPHIRIVLGNVHASSIGAPLLEHFPEIDYLCIGEGEGPLLDLADGKPPAAIDNLVWRDGPRIVANPRRPRILDLDELPFPAYEKLAGFPAGYHLPLFSYAQRHGATMITSRGCPYTCSFCDRTVFERLYKVNSAAYIYAHMKHLRDKFGVHHINFYDDLFTASRKRVDELCRLLIEKPLGMQFNCAIRTGHTSAEMLHQLKRAGALMVSLGIESADPAMMERHKAGVTLDAVRDTVRKIHAAGLRAKGLFIFGLPGETPQTLHATSDFILSLDLDEMNMTKFSPMYGAPIWDECADGSSGDFREDWRLMNCLNFVYRPEGFASREEMDALYNWHVRRFYDSKGYRRRFARRLWEHRWSLWHLIRNLPHVIQAARYFSANRAQLEAARRDFPTHPRQPAGLKALLGADLQADKARSAAPIAVVRKEPSPTA is encoded by the coding sequence ATGCGCGTCACCCTCGTCCATCCCGCCGGTTTCAACTTCGTTCCCGGACAGCCCGATTTCTCGGTGCTGGCCAACCGCATGGCGCCGATCGGCGTCCTGTCGCTCGCCGCCTGGCTGGACAAACACGGTCACCAAACCGCCGTCCACGACTGCCTCGGCCCATTCGCACCGGCCGGCATCGACGCCAACGTCGACGTCATTCTCGCCACCAACCCCGAACTCGTCGGCTTCTCGGCGACGACCTCAGCATTCATGGACGCCGTCGACATGGCGGCGAGTATCCGGCGGCGGCGCCCGCACATCCGCATCGTGCTCGGCAACGTCCACGCCTCCTCGATCGGCGCGCCGCTGCTCGAACACTTCCCCGAGATCGACTACCTGTGCATCGGCGAGGGCGAAGGCCCCCTGCTCGACCTCGCCGACGGCAAGCCCCCCGCTGCGATCGACAATCTCGTGTGGCGCGACGGCCCGCGCATCGTCGCCAACCCGCGCCGGCCGCGCATCCTCGACCTCGACGAACTGCCCTTCCCCGCCTACGAAAAGCTCGCCGGCTTCCCCGCCGGCTACCACCTGCCGCTCTTCTCGTACGCGCAACGCCACGGCGCCACGATGATCACCTCGCGCGGCTGCCCCTACACCTGCTCGTTCTGCGACCGCACCGTGTTCGAGCGCCTCTACAAGGTCAACTCGGCCGCGTACATCTACGCGCACATGAAGCACCTGCGCGACAAGTTCGGCGTCCACCACATCAATTTCTACGACGACCTGTTCACCGCCAGCCGCAAGCGCGTCGACGAACTCTGCCGCCTGCTCATCGAAAAGCCGCTGGGCATGCAGTTCAACTGCGCCATCCGCACCGGCCACACCTCGGCAGAGATGCTTCACCAGCTCAAACGCGCCGGCGCGCTGATGGTCTCCCTCGGTATCGAATCGGCCGATCCGGCGATGATGGAACGCCACAAGGCCGGCGTCACCCTCGACGCAGTACGCGACACCGTCCGCAAGATCCACGCCGCGGGCCTGCGCGCCAAGGGCCTCTTCATCTTCGGCCTGCCCGGGGAGACCCCGCAGACGCTGCACGCGACCAGCGACTTCATCCTCTCGCTGGACCTCGACGAGATGAACATGACCAAGTTCAGCCCCATGTACGGCGCGCCGATCTGGGACGAATGCGCCGACGGCAGCAGCGGCGACTTCCGCGAAGACTGGCGCCTGATGAACTGCCTCAACTTCGTCTACCGCCCCGAAGGTTTCGCCTCGCGCGAAGAGATGGACGCCCTCTACAACTGGCACGTCCGCCGCTTCTACGACAGCAAGGGCTACCGCCGCCGCTTCGCCCGCCGCCTGTGGGAACACCGCTGGAGTCTTTGGCACCTGATCAGGAACCTCCCGCACGTGATCCAGGCAGCCCGCTACTTCAGCGCCAACCGCGCCCAGCTCGAAGCCGCCCGGCGCGACTTCCCCACGCACCCGCGCCAACCGGCGGGACTGAAGGCCCTGCTCGGCGCGGACCTGCAGGCCGACAAGGCGCGTTCCGCCGCCCCGATTGCCGTCGTGCGCAAGGAACCATCACCAACCGCCTGA
- a CDS encoding NADP oxidoreductase — MSDSIGMPRVRVATTSLAGCFGCHMSFLDMDERLLELAKIVEFDRSPLTDIKHCGPCDIGLIEGGVCNAENVHVLREFRRNCKTLVAIGACAINGGLPAQRNHLDLGDCLQQVYVGRDGIEEGGVPDDPELPLLLDRVHPIHEVVRVDYFIPGCPPSGEAIWKFLTDLIGGRTPRLAHPLLRFD; from the coding sequence ATGAGCGACAGCATCGGTATGCCCCGCGTGCGTGTTGCGACGACCTCGCTGGCGGGATGTTTCGGCTGCCACATGTCCTTCCTCGACATGGACGAGCGCCTGCTCGAGTTGGCGAAGATCGTGGAGTTCGACCGCTCGCCGCTGACCGACATCAAGCATTGCGGACCCTGCGACATCGGCCTGATCGAGGGGGGCGTGTGCAATGCCGAGAATGTGCATGTGCTGCGCGAGTTCCGCCGCAACTGCAAGACGCTGGTCGCGATCGGCGCGTGCGCGATCAATGGCGGTCTGCCGGCGCAGCGCAATCATCTCGATCTCGGCGACTGCCTGCAGCAGGTGTACGTGGGGCGCGACGGCATCGAGGAGGGGGGCGTTCCGGACGATCCCGAACTGCCGCTGCTGCTCGACCGGGTTCACCCGATTCACGAGGTGGTGCGGGTCGATTACTTCATACCGGGATGTCCGCCGTCGGGCGAAGCGATCTGGAAGTTCCTGACCGACCTGATCGGCGGTCGGACGCCGCGCCTGGCGCATCCCTTGTTGCGTTTCGATTGA
- a CDS encoding HDOD domain-containing protein: protein MKDFESQARAFGEQIEAEIAEGHLSFPTSLDVSLRIKRLADSPASSLEEIAAAVKTEPVLSAKTVRMANAVALNPQATPITNVADAVRRIGLSSLRCLAFSVAAEQLAQDHRSPKMRTIASGLWMHAVDVAAWSYALARDLRVVNPDTAMFAGMLADIGQFLLLARAAEYPALEDDLPRFAGFVTTWSEPVSEAVLDVFELPESILDAFECSNPYGGSWPPANLADILFVAELAAETPNPFDKLLGLDHRTSLLDAATHGIDQQDLDHLLESARENRQLILAALCS, encoded by the coding sequence ATGAAGGATTTCGAATCTCAGGCACGAGCATTCGGCGAGCAGATCGAAGCCGAAATTGCGGAAGGCCATCTCAGCTTCCCGACCTCCCTCGACGTCTCGTTACGCATCAAGCGGCTCGCCGACAGCCCCGCGTCCTCGCTCGAAGAGATCGCCGCGGCAGTCAAGACCGAGCCCGTTCTCAGCGCCAAGACGGTGCGCATGGCCAACGCCGTCGCACTCAACCCCCAGGCCACCCCCATCACCAACGTTGCCGATGCCGTGCGTCGCATCGGCCTCTCGTCGCTGCGCTGCCTTGCCTTTTCGGTCGCGGCCGAACAACTCGCACAGGATCACCGCTCGCCCAAAATGCGCACCATCGCCTCCGGGCTGTGGATGCACGCGGTCGATGTCGCGGCCTGGTCCTACGCCCTCGCCCGCGATCTGCGTGTCGTGAATCCCGACACCGCGATGTTCGCAGGCATGCTGGCCGACATCGGGCAGTTCCTGCTACTGGCCCGCGCTGCCGAGTATCCCGCCCTGGAAGACGATCTGCCGCGTTTTGCAGGCTTCGTGACCACCTGGAGCGAACCCGTCAGCGAGGCCGTGCTCGATGTGTTCGAACTGCCCGAATCGATCCTGGACGCGTTCGAGTGCAGCAATCCTTACGGCGGCTCCTGGCCCCCCGCGAACCTCGCGGACATCCTTTTCGTCGCGGAGCTTGCGGCCGAAACGCCCAATCCGTTCGACAAGCTCCTCGGGCTGGATCACCGCACCAGCCTTCTTGACGCAGCCACGCACGGCATCGACCAACAGGACCTGGACCATCTGCTCGAATCGGCCCGCGAAAACCGCCAGCTGATCCTGGCTGCGCTCTGCAGCTGA
- a CDS encoding 2Fe-2S iron-sulfur cluster-binding protein: MGGKFLFDGRPVPFEEGQTILQAARAAGHYIPHLCWHPDFPPHGSCKLCIVKVGGRHVSSCALPARDGMEVESNTPEINGERRALLQMLFVEGNHFCPSCEKSGNCQLQALAYELDMSSARFAHFYPDRPVDASHPDVLLDFNRCIFCELCVRASRDVDHKGVFALTGRGIGKHLVVNAESGRLADTDFAVSDRAANICPVGVILHKRVGFAVPIGERKYDEASISIVAMEKGE; the protein is encoded by the coding sequence ATGGGCGGGAAGTTCCTGTTCGACGGGCGGCCGGTGCCGTTCGAGGAAGGCCAGACGATACTCCAGGCCGCACGCGCGGCCGGGCACTATATTCCTCACCTGTGCTGGCACCCGGATTTTCCGCCGCACGGCTCGTGCAAGCTGTGCATCGTGAAGGTCGGCGGGCGCCACGTTTCGTCCTGCGCGTTGCCGGCGCGGGACGGAATGGAGGTGGAAAGCAACACGCCGGAGATCAACGGCGAACGGCGCGCGTTGTTGCAGATGCTGTTCGTGGAGGGCAACCATTTCTGTCCTTCGTGCGAGAAGAGCGGCAACTGCCAGTTGCAGGCACTGGCCTACGAGCTGGACATGAGCAGCGCGCGCTTCGCGCATTTCTACCCGGACCGCCCGGTGGACGCGTCGCATCCGGACGTGCTGCTGGATTTCAATCGCTGCATCTTCTGTGAGTTGTGCGTGCGGGCGTCGCGGGATGTGGATCACAAGGGCGTGTTCGCGCTGACCGGTCGCGGCATTGGTAAGCATCTGGTCGTGAATGCGGAGTCGGGGCGGCTTGCCGATACAGACTTCGCCGTGAGCGACCGGGCTGCGAACATCTGCCCGGTCGGCGTGATCTTGCACAAGCGGGTGGGCTTCGCGGTGCCGATCGGCGAGCGCAAGTACGACGAAGCCTCGATCAGCATCGTTGCGATGGAGAAGGGCGAATGA